From a region of the Pectobacterium carotovorum genome:
- a CDS encoding gamma-glutamyltransferase family protein: MMQSNTAPLGMAVAPHHLASASALAILREGGNAIEAMVAAAATIAVVYPHMNGIGGDGFWLIVPPHGDPVAIDASGAAGSLACREYYQGESRIPHRGPKAALTVAGTVGGWQEALAYSQELTYSQEMGSSPMPLARLLSDAIRYAADGIPVTQSQEDALTQRYHELIDFPAFSQLFMPQGNVPRAGSRFTQPDLADTLTTLSIEGLDSFYRGSIAARLAAQMALIGMPLTAEDLANYRAKRTAPLVLKHSKGDIYNLAPPTQGLVSLAILGLTDHLDMEDLNDSQTIHRIVESTKLAFGLRDRFITDPKLMTQDVQALLESDTLGVLARQIDTRNAAPWGEGKGPGDTVWMGVCDSSGLCVSFIQSIYHEFGSGVVLPGTGVLWQNRGASFSLDPAHLLALEPGKQPFHTLNPAAARLSDGRTMVYGSMGGDGQPQTQAALFIRHVQQGMPLQQAITAPRWLLGRTWGQASDTLKIEDRFKPATVDALRQLGHDVELLGSFSETVGHAGAIVRHTNGMLEGAFDPRSNGSAAGF, translated from the coding sequence AAAGCAATACCGCCCCGTTGGGCATGGCGGTGGCACCTCATCATTTAGCCAGTGCCAGCGCATTAGCCATTCTGCGTGAGGGCGGGAACGCCATTGAAGCCATGGTCGCAGCAGCGGCAACTATTGCCGTGGTGTACCCACACATGAATGGAATCGGCGGCGACGGTTTCTGGCTGATTGTTCCGCCACACGGCGACCCTGTCGCCATTGATGCCAGCGGTGCTGCCGGGTCGCTGGCCTGCCGTGAATACTATCAGGGCGAAAGCCGCATTCCGCATCGCGGCCCTAAAGCGGCGCTGACGGTCGCAGGCACCGTCGGCGGCTGGCAGGAAGCGCTGGCCTATTCACAAGAACTGACCTACTCACAAGAAATGGGCAGTTCCCCGATGCCGCTGGCCCGCCTGTTATCTGACGCGATCCGCTATGCGGCCGACGGTATTCCCGTCACGCAATCGCAGGAAGATGCGCTTACCCAGCGCTATCACGAATTGATCGATTTCCCTGCCTTTAGCCAGCTTTTTATGCCGCAGGGGAATGTCCCGCGCGCGGGCAGCCGTTTCACGCAGCCGGATCTAGCCGATACCCTGACGACACTCAGCATTGAAGGGCTGGACAGTTTTTATCGCGGCTCCATCGCCGCCAGGCTGGCGGCACAGATGGCGCTGATCGGTATGCCGCTGACGGCTGAGGATCTGGCGAATTACCGCGCCAAACGGACAGCGCCGCTGGTGCTGAAGCACAGTAAAGGCGACATCTATAACCTCGCGCCGCCAACGCAAGGTCTGGTGTCGCTCGCCATTCTCGGCCTGACCGATCATTTAGACATGGAAGATCTGAACGATAGCCAGACGATCCACCGCATTGTCGAATCGACCAAGCTGGCGTTTGGCCTGCGCGACCGTTTCATTACCGATCCCAAACTGATGACGCAGGACGTTCAGGCGCTGCTGGAAAGCGATACGCTCGGCGTGCTGGCCCGGCAAATCGATACCCGCAACGCCGCACCGTGGGGAGAAGGCAAAGGCCCCGGGGACACCGTCTGGATGGGCGTATGCGATAGCAGCGGCCTGTGCGTCTCTTTCATTCAAAGTATTTACCACGAGTTCGGCAGCGGCGTGGTATTGCCGGGAACCGGCGTGCTCTGGCAGAACCGCGGTGCCTCCTTCAGCCTCGATCCCGCACACCTGCTGGCGTTAGAACCGGGTAAGCAGCCTTTCCATACCTTAAACCCCGCCGCCGCACGCCTGTCCGACGGACGGACGATGGTCTACGGGTCGATGGGCGGTGATGGGCAACCGCAGACGCAGGCAGCGCTCTTCATCCGCCACGTCCAGCAAGGCATGCCCCTGCAACAGGCGATTACCGCTCCACGCTGGCTGCTGGGCAGAACCTGGGGACAAGCCTCCGATACGCTAAAGATCGAAGATCGCTTTAAGCCTGCCACGGTGGATGCCCTGCGTCAGTTAGGCCACGACGTCGAGCTGCTGGGCAGCTTTAGTGAAACGGTCGGCCACGCCGGTGCCATCGTGCGACACACCAACGGCATGCTGGAAGGGGCGTTCGATCCACGCAGCAACGGCAGCGCGGCAGGTTTCTAG
- the hpxX gene encoding oxalurate catabolism protein HpxX, which translates to MTMIEHDALAAYLQQMETLLALQLSQERRQELLVQFSRIHAMAQPLMAFPLDEHQEIAGVYTL; encoded by the coding sequence ATGACAATGATCGAACACGATGCCCTTGCAGCCTATCTGCAACAGATGGAAACGCTACTGGCGCTGCAACTTAGCCAAGAGCGGCGTCAGGAGCTGCTTGTGCAGTTCAGCCGCATTCATGCCATGGCGCAGCCGCTGATGGCTTTTCCTCTTGATGAGCATCAGGAGATTGCCGGGGTGTATACGTTATGA